ataaattatattatggaaATGCATACAAGTAAATTCATTTAGTTTGAGGATTTCTTTatgatgctgtaattttttttacagcatcaataatgttttaattgtgtaccattggattaaatctaatggtatacaatatttgtactaaagaaaaaaaataaaaataatagtaaacaGATTGTTAACCGATCAAGGGGtggagaaattttgaaaaataattgtgaccacccttagagtttgaagcaatttcacttaaataacatattttatttaaaattacttttcaactctcctttaaatttgtgataattttttttaataaatctttcaaaatctattaccattaagtataaaCTATAATATGAAGTAtgttatttaacacaaatcaaataaataagttgcaattgtaaaattaattatatataatataacacTAGTAAATAACATAACTAAATACATATACTTAAGTAAATGTCATAAGtacatcaataaactcattGGTGAGATTGCTTGTAATCTAAAAAATACTTAatcacatattttaataaaatttaatatcttttatcaaaatattcattattttatttattattaaggaCCGTTGTATAATTGACTATgaagtatatattatttttaacactcaTTTAATATACCTATTCTCTAAGCTTTTTATTTAGGATTTCTCTATGATATTGTATGCGTTTTTACAGCATTGATAATAGAATTGTTGTGGACTCGTAGATGTTAGGGTTTTCATGTTTACCATTCATTTGACatagtgaataaaaaattagttatttaaatCATAACATGTAATCTTCATGTTgcaagtaaatatatattttttatttttaattaattgataaaagaaaatttatattataatggATAAAAATCCCACAATCAATAATGGGATCATTGGATTTAATATTAGAATCTTCacccttaatttaattttaatggataAGTAATTATGTAACAAGTAATCTGCAAGTTGTGatatttcttcatattttaaattattttttatctaatcaatcgataaatattttaaatcatcaaaaaatgaaagaaatacaaataattttggaattaaaattattatgtattaATCCTCTTACTTtacaattttacatttttttcacttttacatTTAGTAttagaaatatatttaatagcattaaaaaaatgtaattaataagtaatgttatttcaataatactttatataaagatattacataaagtcttataataatttgcattgtctgaatttaattacaaaccattaatacctaaacaataatgataatagaagttattgtaataaaatattttttatatattttattagtaatattatgagtcacaacaaatgagaaatattttattcaccaatgaaaaaaaatatatatggctatataaatataaagtgagaaatattttaatttaaatttttaacaaaaaattaaactattaaattcATGCAATTCAGTTGCGGAGGATATGACAATatgaaatgttgttttgacttttaataTTAACCATTAGACTATAAGACATTAATGGCTCAAatattgtgtcaaaattttaagttcaaGTATCCCAATCCATGtctttaaaatagaaatataaaaacatgcaatgaatttttttctcattttgtcattaaatattattagatgtaatattttatttattgtcactattaCTTATCATAATAAAAGCAATGACTCttagtaacataaaaatttgataattacaatcaaagaataataataaaataatttttcatgattcataaactaaagttaattagaaatatatgttagattaaacttttatgaaattaactaagtgacatttgaaaataaaatgaaaacaagcttgttaaagttaaattttataaggctTGGATAATTTTCTACCacgtaaataaaaatataaaaagattttctttcctatttttttccacgtaaatattattggaggcaatattttattcattgtcactattaattaccgtaataaaaataatgactcttagtaacataaaattttataattacaatcaaaggatgtcaataaaataatctttcatgattcataaactaaagctcattaggaatatatattagatttaacttttatgcaattaacaaagtgatatttgaaaataaaatgaaaatatatagccttgtcaaaattgaaattcCTATCatgtaagaatattaattataagataaacaaaaataatatatactttatGATCAATTATACAATGGTCTtagtattatataaaataatgagcaTTTTAATATgcgattttaaattttattaaaacatgagtgattaaatagtttttaaattacaagCAATCTCACCaatgagtttattgatgtaACTATGACATTTACTTGAGTATATGTACTTAGTTGTGTTgtttattagtattatatcatttataaattttgtaattacaatttatttatttgatttgtgttaaataacctacttcatattatattttatacttaatggtaatagatttttgaagatttatttataaaaaaatatcacaatacaaatttaaaggagagttgaaaagtaatttaaaataaaatatgttatttaagtgaaattgctTCAAACTCTAAGGGTGGTCACATCGACTTTACAAAAATTTCTCCACCTCTTAAACGGTTAACAAAGTACttaccattatttttattttttgctttagcaaaaatattgtataccattagatttaatccaATGGTACACAATTTAAACATTATTcatgctgtaaaaaaaaattacagcatcatAGAGGGACCCTtagtttgaaagttaacaACCTTATTGAatcatttagattttaaataaaagtcaaAAACTGtcttaagaaaaatgaactcaACTAGCTTTTAGCCGAAGCAAAAGGGGCATATTCTTAAGAGTAATCAACTGAAGCCAGTTACCGCCAAAAGCACACAATAAGAAGCTAAACCGAAAAGGCAAAACTAAGGCTTATTTTCACTAggagaaaaatgatttaggcATACCAACCCACAGTCCATTacaaaaaggtaaaaaaaaataaaaataaatgatttagTAAATAACTCAAATCGTTGAGTGATCCTTACAAGGTTACATGAGGTTACACAACTACACTGGGGGAGCAGAAGCAGCGCCACCTTTCACTGTTTGTCCCCATCAAATGGCCTTTAAATACTTAGTTGAGAAAAAATACAGGCTCCTACCACCAATCATAACCTCTCCTTATCCCATCACTACCAGAGCTGTCGAACCTTGATGCTGAAAATCTATGATGAGAATTCCTCTTTATGGAGGACTGAGGACTTGAAAAATGGCCTCCAGAGGTTATAGCTGAAATTTTATGAGCCTTACTAGATGGTGTTCCCGGAGACCTCCAATGGTTCCTCTTCGGCTTCCCATAGGAGATATCTCCAGGATCGTCTGTTATCCAACCACCTCTCTGTTTTGATTTTCGAGATGTCATAATGCCTCTTTCTTCATGCTGGGTTTTCTTCCTTTTATGCACTTTACCAAGATCATGAGGCGCAGACTTAATTCCCGAGTGGTCTTTATTTTCTCTACGAGGTCTGAATGTTGGAGTTGATGTGTCAATATTCCTCTTGCGAACCTGCACAAAGCCCAAAAGGTCATGTCTAAAACCGATAACAGAAATAAAGAACTACGACTAATGAAAGAAACtagatttataataaaaaattaaaaaaatatatatttgaaaagagTCACACAGAACATGATAACTCTGAGATCATGTAACATACCTTGGAAGAACTCACACATTCACGTGCAAAATGCCCTTCTGCACCACAGTTGTAGCATGAACTAGGTGACGCTTCTACAGTTTCACCACGAGACCTAGCGCATGCCTGCATACATGAGTTCCAGTGCTAAAAATACAGCATCAAGAATGAGCAAATGACgttacaaaattcaaaacctgTTTTGACCACAATGACTaaataaatgtgaaaaatCAACTTCATAACAATTCCGTGCCAGAAAATAAAGAGAACTAATCATAGAAAATGATTGAAAGTAAACTCCCACGAGTACACGTCAAAAAGTTATTTATTCTACTTTCAGCATTTCAAATATAGAACTTCAGGTGTAAATGGAAGTAACAGAACCTTGATCACAAGGAAAAACCATTTTAGCTTCAATTTTCACATATCATGTAGacaatctaaaaatatatacgCCATGAGCATGTCTGTCCGTATCTTGTCATGGTGGATGTTTTTGGAGAGGAGACCTACCCATTAgcatattcaataaaattgcCGCTACTAAAATAGTTGTAATACACTATCATAAATGGTAAGAAGAGGTTACATAAATCTTAGATTTAAAGTGGCCCTCTGCCTCTCTTATTTTGCCTCTCttatttttatgcatttaATAAAACTTCCTTACTTTCTCctcagaaagaaaaatgaacggCATAAATAATCTAATCACATCAAATAgatgtaaaatcaaatcagagAAAATTATAGAATATCAAAAATCAGTAGCAATATACAACAATCATCCTAGCAATAGGCATGTAAGTTGAAGCACCCACGCATTTCCCAATATATAATCACTAAAATCTCAATGGACAAATTTAATGAACTTACCAAACCAGTGTGACCTAATTGACCACATCTGAAACAAGAAACCTCTCCTGGAACCGCATCACTGATATTAACGCAACACAAATGGCCAAAACTCCTGCAGATGTAACATTGTACTtcctacaaaaaaattaaaaaaaagggaaaaaaaggggggaaatAAGTTATAGGACAACAGTTTCATACCATATACATACAAACTCAAGTGATTTAAAACTTACTAAAAGTGACTGCATTATGCAGAAAGCTAAATATTGAACTAAGAAGTATAAACAGACCTTGAGGTCATCGAGAGAATAACTGTTCCTGCAAGAAAACATATCATGCCCAGAATCTCCACATTTTAAACACACTTGAGCATTCTGGAAGCCACTCTTGTGCTTATCTGGACAATCTTTCGCACGGTGACCACCTTTTTTGCAAATGAAGCAATCTTGTGCCTACAAGGAAACATATTTAAGTAACAAGGTGAATGACAAGCTGAGCCACACAAATCAATCTTGAATGGCAAACTTATACAAGCAGTGTAAAAACGAAAATAGTAGAAACATCTATACATTATTAAATCACACAGTTTTAGACCTTTTCTATACACTCAAAGATACGGAACCAAAAGTAGCCACTTATAAAGTGAGACAGACTCCACTCTTGCCAATTCACCATGAAAGTCCTTTTAACTTCTTTTGACCATACATCAAAGTCTTTGCTCTTGcaatacaattaaattttaataattttaaactaaTCCATTCTTCAGTTTGCATTCTGCCGCAGGATGCCTTGCACTCAAGCATCAGCTTGACATTAATACATACCACCATCAACATGAGTGTGAAGTGAATATATACTCTACGAATAACCTACATGCATTCTTGTTTAAGACGTTAGTTTCTTATAACTCTCAGTTTACGAATATgcacaaaaacaataaaaaagaacaattcATGAAAGATGAAATATCTATTTCAGTACAAGACTCATAATCAACTTAAACGCGACATTGATGTATGCATAAAAAATGTATCCTACTTGTTACTAACCTTGGAACATTGCCTGACACCATGTTCCAAACTCCCACAAACAAAACAAGGTTTCTTCCGCTTGACAGCAGATCTACAGTTCACCGCCATATGCCCCTCTTCGCCACAATTATAGCACGTTTGCCACCCACGATCTGGAGGATCAAAATACCTTGGCCCCCGCTGgtagaataaatataaagataGATACCATACTAAGGCTCCACATGGAAATCGTATAGTTTTCAAAATGGCAGTTCTAAGCAAATATGTTTTGACTCACAAGAAGCTTCCGAAGCACAATATTGTCTGATATTTCAACAGTCGTAACCCCCTCATCACCATTATCAGCCGCCTCCACCTTCTGTTCTTCCTTTCTAACAATTACCTAATAAATTGtcattaattacaatttttccGTTTCAATTAtcgaaataaaattaaattaaaaaaaaagagctcaCAGATTGGTCCtcaatttcgatcttatcagcttccttctttttcttcttgcgGACCCTAATTCTCTTCTTATCACCGCTCTTCACATCCTCGATTATGACGTCATCAGTGGTCCCACTCGGACCAGGGACGACGGCCTCAACACGTccgtttttattattactattattgcTAGTATTAGTATTGGTATTGTCGTTCAAAACGACGTCGGAGTCACTGTCGTCTTGATCCAGCTTGGCGGCGCGCATCAACATATGCTTCTCAACGATCTTAAGGCTAAGATCCTCGTTTCCCTCTTCATCGTCGCTACTCATTGCTGCCGCCGACTTcaatttctcttcttcttctccgtTTTCTTCGTGATATAGCTTCCCTTTCAGCTTTTGCCTCGTCGCCATGTTTAAAAACTTCTGAAACTGTATGGTTACTAAGGCACAGACACGAAGCTAGCTAGGGCTTTTTTTCTTGTGCCTGATGAGAAGAAGCTGcctgtttatttttctattttctttattattatttttgaagtgaTACACCGATATTTTGTGTAGCTTATGTAATTAACGGCTATGATTTATCCGATCTTGGTGGGTCGTGGGCCGGGTGGGCCTAGGTTTTGTAGTTTGCTAGACGATCGACACTGCTCAGCCCCCATTCTTTTTTTGGTGAAGCCCCAGGTTCTTTTTTGAACAACATTAAACGCCATGCTCTATTTACATTAATTCGCTATTTACTATTTcgctttaacttttttttttttaaatattgatatgtcatttctctttaaaataaataactacacataaaagatatttcaacaaattaatgacatttaacaTTAACACTTACAATTGTTGTCTTAACGTGGCAATAGTAGTTTTCAAAcagttttatttagttagtcgTCGGTTTAgaataaatacttaaaaatcACTTGATCTAATCCTAAGAATTAAGTAAATATCTTATACAAACACTAAACCTTAAAAATGAGATGAAGATCGAGATGAATTTGCAAATAGCTTTACATACCATTTAATGTTGAATGTCTCGCAGCATTGTGAGTTGacagtttggttgaaaagtTTCCTTCTATTATTTTGAACACTACATATAGTTGATTTCATTTCATAAATGcagttatttaaaaaaaaatacaatcttcttttttgaattatgttacaatttattaatattacaaCCAATACTTTTACAGAAAGTCTTCATCATTCAACGATAATACTATTCAGGGAGTCCATCAAAGTGATTGTAACGGcgaaatttaattgaaataataatatcacatTGTATTATGACAAAAGGAAATCTACTTGAGTTTTGCAGCAAACAAATatgaaatgagaaagaa
This window of the Citrus sinensis cultivar Valencia sweet orange chromosome 8, DVS_A1.0, whole genome shotgun sequence genome carries:
- the LOC102618947 gene encoding uncharacterized protein LOC102618947 isoform X2; amino-acid sequence: MATRQKLKGKLYHEENGEEEEKLKSAAAMSSDDEEGNEDLSLKIVEKHMLMRAAKLDQDDSDSDVVLNDNTNTNTSNNSNNKNGRVEAVVPGPSGTTDDVIIEDVKSGDKKRIRVRKKKKKEADKIEIEDQSVIVRKEEQKVEAADNGDEGVTTVEISDNIVLRKLLRGPRYFDPPDRGWQTCYNCGEEGHMAVNCRSAVKRKKPCFVCGSLEHGVRQCSKAQDCFICKKGGHRAKDCPDKHKSGFQNAQVCLKCGDSGHDMFSCRNSYSLDDLKEVQCYICRSFGHLCCVNISDAVPGEVSCFRCGQLGHTGLACARSRGETVEASPSSCYNCGAEGHFARECVSSSKVRKRNIDTSTPTFRPRRENKDHSGIKSAPHDLGKVHKRKKTQHEERGIMTSRKSKQRGGWITDDPGDISYGKPKRNHWRSPGTPSSKAHKISAITSGGHFSSPQSSIKRNSHHRFSASRFDSSGSDGIRRGYDWW
- the LOC102618947 gene encoding uncharacterized protein LOC102618947 isoform X1 produces the protein MATRQKLKGKLYHEENGEEEEKLKSAAAMSSDDEEGNEDLSLKIVEKHMLMRAAKLDQDDSDSDVVLNDNTNTNTSNNSNNKNGRVEAVVPGPSGTTDDVIIEDVKSGDKKRIRVRKKKKKEADKIEIEDQSVIVRKEEQKVEAADNGDEGVTTVEISDNIVLRKLLRGPRYFDPPDRGWQTCYNCGEEGHMAVNCRSAVKRKKPCFVCGSLEHGVRQCSKAQDCFICKKGGHRAKDCPDKHKSGFQNAQVCLKCGDSGHDMFSCRNSYSLDDLKEVQCYICRSFGHLCCVNISDAVPGEVSCFRCGQLGHTGLHWNSCMQACARSRGETVEASPSSCYNCGAEGHFARECVSSSKVRKRNIDTSTPTFRPRRENKDHSGIKSAPHDLGKVHKRKKTQHEERGIMTSRKSKQRGGWITDDPGDISYGKPKRNHWRSPGTPSSKAHKISAITSGGHFSSPQSSIKRNSHHRFSASRFDSSGSDGIRRGYDWW